DNA sequence from the Osmia lignaria lignaria isolate PbOS001 chromosome 2, iyOsmLign1, whole genome shotgun sequence genome:
TCTCGCCCCACATGACGACGGTGCAGGTCTGTAGCAACAGCTGGAGTTCCGGATCACGGGCGGGCGCATCGGTGGCCAGCAACACGAGCACGCGCCTCTTCCTCGAACTTGGTCTGATGTTCTCGAGCGCGGTCCTCAGGGCGGCTCGAAATTCCGCGTGTTGCCACTCGTTCGCGAGGAAGACAGGGGAGAAGATGATGACGATGCGTCTGGCGGCTGCCGCTGCCGGTGGCACCGCTTCCTGCGGTCTCGCCGGTGGCAAATCACGCCAGTGAAGGCAGAGTGCCAATCCCGATTGCTCCAGTTCGGCAGCCAGGAACCTGGAGACAAAGTCCTCGTCGCGTTCGCTGTAGACGATGTATCCGTCGTAGAGACGATCCCGCTCCTCGTCCGGCGGCGTGGTCATTTTCCCAAGTCGTAGACCGTATCGCGCGTGAGCCCAGAGACGAACGTCTTGGCGAAACGCGAACGCGAGCGCGACGAAGAGGCAAATCGCGATCACAGCCACTAAGGCGCCGGCTAAAAGCGGGACAAAGTTACCACCTAGCAGAGGGATCTCCTGAATTCCACGGCTGACAGCCTCGGTTGACGGATCGCCGCAACGCTTCATAGCCTGAGCGAGAGTCTCGACGCCGTCGCGGCAGTACATCTTCTCCGGATCGCCGCGATGCTCGGCCAACCAACCGCGCAATTTAGCCGCGTTGCTGCACTCGCAGCTCCACGCGTTTCCTTCGAGAGCGACTTTCGCTCTGTCACCGACGCTCGGCAACGCTTCCCACGGTCGAAAGTCGACGATACGATTGCTGTCCAACCTCAACACCTCGAGATTCTTCATTTTTCGAAAGGTCGTGTTGCCGACGGTCGCGATCGCGTTGTGATCCAGATACAATTCGGACATTCGTTCCAGCTGATCGAACTCGAAGCCGCGCAACTCGCGGAGGGCATTGTCCTCGAGGTGAAGGACGCGCAACGCGCCCACACCGTTGAACGTGAAATTGTGAAGCGCCGCGATCCCGCTGTTGTTCAAGTACAACACCTCCAAGCGACGCTTACCGATGAACACGTGGCTGCCCAGATCGCCAAGCTCGTTCCCGTCCAGATAGATCTCCGTAGCGTCCATCGGTATCCGTTCCGGCACGTGTTTGTAACCGGCGTTCGAACAGTCCACCACGTTGCTCGACCAGCTGTGGTCGTGATAACACGAACAATTGTCCGGGCACGTCATCTCGCAGTCGCACGCGTCGAAGTCGCAACAATGGCAGAGGGCGAAACAATGCGCGTCGTATCGGCAGAGAAAGTCCTTAGGTTTCAACGATCGCAGAGGTCGTCGCGGAGTGGCGCGAGCGTGAACCATATCGCAGGTGACCGAATCGAGATCCATCACGCGAGGATATTGCCGAAGACGGGCCATCTCGTTGATCCGCGGCAACCACTCCATCGTGCAGTCGCACAAGATCGGATTGTTACCGATGTAAAATTCAGGCAGTTCAACGTCGTCCGGTACCGTTTGCAACGCCAGACCGGTCACATCGAGATTCCTTATCTCGTTACCGTACAACACCACTTTCTGGAGGCTCCTCTTCTGTTGGAACGTACCGGAGGCGACCGTGCGTATTTTGTTGTTGTTCAGGAACAACGTTTCCACGCTGTCCGGCACGTTCGACTCGGCTATCTCGCTGATTTGGTTGTAGCTCGCGTCCAGCATCTTTATACGCAACGTGTTCCGCACCGTGTAATAATTTCCCAGCTCGCTTATCTGATTCGCGTGTATGTCGAGCCACTCTATGCTGGTCGGCAAATGACTGTAGTCGAACCAGAGCAACTTATTGTCCGAGACGTTCAGCCAGACCAGGGTGGAGAGGCTGGTGAACGCACCGCGGATCTCCGTTAGCTGATTCCCGTCCAGCCTGATGGCGCGCAACACCGTGTTGCTCGCGAACGCGCTCTGCTCCACGTGACGGATATAATTGTTCGCTAGATTCAACACTTGAAGAGCCGGTAACGCGGAAAACGCGTCACGCGACACGTTCTCCAGCTTGTTGTCCACCAATCGTAGACCGTACAGTTCGCTGAGACCGGCGAACGAGTCGTTGTCGATTCTGGACACGTGGTTGTTGCCAAGGTCGAGGGTCTTGAGCGAACGTAGCACGCGAACCGCGTACGGGATCTCCGTGAGGTAATTGCCGCTCAGCGAGAGATCTTGCAAGCCGGTCAGGTTGTCGAACACGTGACGATGCAACGTCCTCAGTTTGTTCGTGTCCAGGAATAGTTGGCCGAGAGTGTTCAGCCCGATCGTGTGTCCTGGATCGAACCTGGCGATCCGATTGTGCGACAGGGTCAGAGAGTGTAGATTGGTCAATGAACCGAAGCATCCGTCTATCAGGATCTCGACGTCGTTGTGCTCGAGCTTCAGAATCTGAAGGCTGTACAGGCCCTTGAACACGTGGCCGTCGATTCTAGACAGCCCGTTGAAAGACAGATCGAGAATCACGAGTCGTACCAATCGCGAGAATGTGTCTCGATTCACCCAGTGATTCGTCAATTCGTTGCTGCTCAAATCCAGTACTTGCAGTTCGGCGAGATTGTCCAAGAGTCCCGGTGCCAACACCGTCAACGAATTGTTGCTCAAGATCAGTTCTCTCAATTCTCTGGTCTTCGAAAACAATTCCGGCGGCAAAGCGACCAATTTGTTGCTGGACATGTTTAACGAACGAAGCGCGGTCAGACCGGCGAGCGCGTGATCATCCACCGCGTCGATCGCGTTCTCCTGTAACCTCAGCACCGTTAGGCTTCGCAAATTGCTCAGAACTCGATCCGGTAACGCGGCGAGGTCGTTGTTGCTCAGATCCAACACCTCCAGGCTAGGCGTGCACGATTCCACCCAGTCGGCGAAGCCGAGCGATTCCATGTCCTGTAACTTGTTGCGCGTCAAGTTCAGAGTGGCCAGACTCTGGACCGGGCAGAACAATTCGGACGGCAGGGTCCAGAGATTATTGTCCGAGAGATCGAGATGCTGCAAGCTGGTGAGACCGCGAAGCGAGTCACGGTGTAGCTCCAAAGTCATGGCCGACCAGTCGCCGTTGTGCGTTCTCACGGATAAACTTCTCAAATTGTGCGCCGAGGAGAATACACCGGCCGGCAGGTTGCGGATCTTGCAGTAATCCACGCGAAGCTTCTGCAACCGTGGCAGCGGCGAGAAGAAACCGCGGGGGCCGTCTATTTGACTCTCGAAGAACAACACGTCGCTGCATTCCAACGCCAAAGAGCTGATCGAGTCCACTTGAATAGTAGAGAGATTGCCAATTAGACCGGGCACGTTTGCGATAGTCCTGACCCTACACCCGagctctttctctccctcgtcTCCGTCCTTTTTCCACTCGCAGCCGCTCGGTGCCTCTAGGCTTGTGATGCTTCGTCCGTGGATCGGACCACTGCTGGCCAACAGACACCAGACGATCCCCAACAGGGCCAACGGACGCCGCTGCGTCGATTCCATTCTCGTCGTCTTCTTCGAAACAACTGGACTTGCTTTGCGATCGGTTAACAACCTCGTACCGTCGTCACGCACTCATAGTCACTCGACACAACACCACTTCGTTCGATCGGTTTCCAAACGCGCGAACGACGGAAGAAAAATCAGAGCGTAACTTGGATGTCCTCCGCCGTCGGCAGGGATACGATCTCACACTGACCGATACACTAATAATCGAGAACGCTAGTCGAACTAGTCCGACGACGGTGTTGGTGCTCGAACGAGGAACGCGAACACCGATCTGTCATAACCACGAGATCGCGAGGACGGTTCGTATCGCGTGTAAAAACTCGTTAAGAGCGCGCGTTGCTCCTCGTGAGAAAGTACGTGCGCGACTTGTACGGACTTGGATCCAAACGCGACGTCGACATTCCACCAAGAACGTCGGACGGCAACTGACTCCGACGCCGAATCCCTATTCCAACGACGCTCACGCACCCTGTATGACTAGCGGCGTGCACCAACCCCCCACTCTTCACCCCACCATGGGCCAATTTTACCTCCACCACCCGGACCATCTATCCCTCCAACGCTCTCCCCGACTCAATTCCCTCCCGTTGAATACGCTACACCGCGCCGCTATAGTAAATACCCGGCCCGGTCCGACTCGGCTCCGCTCCGTAAACGCGCGCACACAACCAGCCACCGTCAGTCGAAACGGTGAAGAGCGAAAGAGACTTCCTCGGCGAAGATGCAACAAACCAGCTGACTGACAACACTACTTACTAGGTAAACACCAAACTGGTTCCTAGGAGTACGGACGCGCATTTATCAACCGGCGGCGCGCCTCTCCCCGTCTTCCAGGCTTCCCTCCCCTTTCCCTCGGGCTTCTTCACTCGAGAACAACTCTTCAACGGGGTTGTCTCCTCGCCGTTTCCTCGTCCTCTTACGCTTTCGAACGGACAACCCTCGTGATTTGTTGTATCTCGCCCCACCGCCTTTCTTTTCAACCATCATTTGTACTTTGACACTTCCGGTTAGCCAGAGTGGGGGAACAGAGGCAGGACTTTTCTAACAAGTTTTTTCACGATCGAACGATGAAACACACCTTGTTGTTCGGGTTACCGCCTCGCGAGTGGCAGAGTTCAACGGAGGGATGGTCGAAGTTGAAAGTTTTTAGGTTTCTTTCAGAGCGAACGAGAAACCGTGTTCAGATCGTTGGAAAGAAAAATACGGTTTTCTATTTGAAAAGAAAGCTTAATGGTACTTTGTAATTGCGCGAACGGGAATCGCTGCTACGCTTGGATAAGGTATAATTAATCGAACGTGCTAGCTCGAACGAGCGTTATGAATGAACGGCGAAGAAAGTATGCGTAAGGGAAGAAATATGAAACACTGAGAATTCGAAGGATGCGTTTCACTAAACTATTCGCTTAATTGCCTAATTTCCCATCGCGAGGATTCAGAGATCATTAGGGGGATAAGATTCTGTGAGGTCGTAATCTGTTATCATCAAGAATTTTAATGAACGACAAAGGAAGATTCATCGGGATAATGCACGAGCACGGAAAAGTTAAAAatctattctattttataatatttctttcaaccCTCGAAAGAAAAAGAGTTTCCTATTATCACTCCAATTTGATAAAAACGAGTACACACTTAGTAGTAACACGGTATTTGTACGTTAGACAAGTTTCGTGAGCGATAATACTTAAAAGTCTGCCAGGGATGCTGACCGAACGTGTTAACACCCATTACCGTCTCCCATTCAATGCGATCCAGAAAGATTAACACCTCTTCGTTTCCCCTCCGTGTGATCCAGAAACGCAACTTCCAGCTTTACAAATGTAAACAGGTATCAATACTCATCCTAACGCGAATGAATTGAAAATACCGTACCGAAAAAGTTCCTTTTTTAAAATCGAAACGTTCTTTTCACGTTAGGGGTAGTTTCGAGGAATTACATTAGCCAGGTACGTGGCGCCATCTATTCTGCGGTCCTCAAACTATGCCAGGAATCCCcggaaaaattagaaatttttcaaactttgaaaGTACAAGATAGAAGTTCGATAAATATTACACAAgcgatttttttcatttattcactttgacgtgtaatatgatccgatctCAACCGGCAAACTTTATCAACATCATTATTCTTCTTACATTCGTACGAAAGAAAGTATGTATAAAGTAAGAGATATAAGAGCACAGGTAAGACGATGAATCAGAGCAGAAGTGTGCCGGACGAGGACGTGGGATTATAAATTCGAAGGCACGGCATGGCGCGCACAATGACGAATGGAGGCGTTCACGGAGCCGAGCACGCCGCGTTTCCACACTTCATTACGTATTTACGGGTTGTCAAGGTGATATCACTTCCTGGTGATCCCGGTCAAAGATTAACCGACTCGCGTGCCAATTGGAATCCTTGATCAACTCGG
Encoded proteins:
- the LOC117608695 gene encoding toll-like receptor Tollo, whose protein sequence is MESTQRRPLALLGIVWCLLASSGPIHGRSITSLEAPSGCEWKKDGDEGEKELGCRVRTIANVPGLIGNLSTIQVDSISSLALECSDVLFFESQIDGPRGFFSPLPRLQKLRVDYCKIRNLPAGVFSSAHNLRSLSVRTHNGDWSAMTLELHRDSLRGLTSLQHLDLSDNNLWTLPSELFCPVQSLATLNLTRNKLQDMESLGFADWVESCTPSLEVLDLSNNDLAALPDRVLSNLRSLTVLRLQENAIDAVDDHALAGLTALRSLNMSSNKLVALPPELFSKTRELRELILSNNSLTVLAPGLLDNLAELQVLDLSSNELTNHWVNRDTFSRLVRLVILDLSFNGLSRIDGHVFKGLYSLQILKLEHNDVEILIDGCFGSLTNLHSLTLSHNRIARFDPGHTIGLNTLGQLFLDTNKLRTLHRHVFDNLTGLQDLSLSGNYLTEIPYAVRVLRSLKTLDLGNNHVSRIDNDSFAGLSELYGLRLVDNKLENVSRDAFSALPALQVLNLANNYIRHVEQSAFASNTVLRAIRLDGNQLTEIRGAFTSLSTLVWLNVSDNKLLWFDYSHLPTSIEWLDIHANQISELGNYYTVRNTLRIKMLDASYNQISEIAESNVPDSVETLFLNNNKIRTVASGTFQQKRSLQKVVLYGNEIRNLDVTGLALQTVPDDVELPEFYIGNNPILCDCTMEWLPRINEMARLRQYPRVMDLDSVTCDMVHARATPRRPLRSLKPKDFLCRYDAHCFALCHCCDFDACDCEMTCPDNCSCYHDHSWSSNVVDCSNAGYKHVPERIPMDATEIYLDGNELGDLGSHVFIGKRRLEVLYLNNSGIAALHNFTFNGVGALRVLHLEDNALRELRGFEFDQLERMSELYLDHNAIATVGNTTFRKMKNLEVLRLDSNRIVDFRPWEALPSVGDRAKVALEGNAWSCECSNAAKLRGWLAEHRGDPEKMYCRDGVETLAQAMKRCGDPSTEAVSRGIQEIPLLGGNFVPLLAGALVAVIAICLFVALAFAFRQDVRLWAHARYGLRLGKMTTPPDEERDRLYDGYIVYSERDEDFVSRFLAAELEQSGLALCLHWRDLPPARPQEAVPPAAAAARRIVIIFSPVFLANEWQHAEFRAALRTALENIRPSSRKRRVLVLLATDAPARDPELQLLLQTCTVVMWGEKRFWEKLRFAMPDSVGKRRDSKKVNDRNRKPTRYTAAPSAGDVWSKPNGVLVAPVHAPTPTPTQSTYVSSASSRTEDEDSGAEHQHQLQHQLQHGGYSALHTGNARPASLSSRGSHLYSTIPEPPVPTAPPGEVLTHPANPRTYFV